One stretch of Candidatus Saccharibacteria bacterium oral taxon 488 DNA includes these proteins:
- a CDS encoding ABC transporter ATP-binding protein, giving the protein MAREILTIEHLSKTYGSGDSATRALKDVSFSIRHGDFLMITGRNGSGKSTFMHQVAMLDRPDSGTIWFDSRGDETPAIEITQLPEKQRIELRLRQVGYIFQEYALIRELTALENVMLPRLMWCSAKIARQKALHELDRVGLKDRARHLPSQLSGGEQQRVAIARALVNEPHIIFADEPTANLDTVASTNIMETLKEINASGITLVMISHEADELAYAKRQIVFENGKLKGERRPAAGRLL; this is encoded by the coding sequence ATGGCCCGCGAAATTCTTACCATTGAGCATCTCAGCAAGACGTACGGCTCGGGTGATAGCGCCACGCGTGCGCTCAAGGACGTCAGTTTTTCGATTCGTCACGGTGATTTTCTGATGATCACAGGGCGCAACGGTTCGGGCAAATCGACCTTTATGCATCAGGTGGCGATGTTGGATCGCCCTGATAGCGGCACGATTTGGTTTGATAGTAGGGGCGACGAGACACCGGCGATAGAGATCACTCAGCTGCCAGAAAAACAGCGGATTGAACTGCGCCTGCGCCAAGTTGGCTATATTTTTCAAGAGTACGCCCTGATCCGTGAACTCACCGCTCTAGAAAACGTCATGTTGCCGCGGCTGATGTGGTGCTCGGCGAAGATTGCTCGACAAAAAGCCTTGCACGAACTGGATCGTGTTGGTTTGAAGGACAGAGCGCGCCACCTGCCATCGCAATTATCCGGCGGCGAACAGCAGCGCGTGGCGATCGCCCGGGCGCTGGTCAATGAGCCGCACATTATCTTTGCCGATGAGCCAACGGCTAACCTAGATACGGTTGCCTCAACAAATATCATGGAAACATTGAAGGAAATTAATGCCAGTGGCATAACCTTGGTGATGATCTCGCACGAAGCTGATGAATTAGCTTACGCCAAGCGGCAAATCGTGTTTGAAAACGGCAAACTAAAAGGCGAGCGTCGGCCTGCAGCCGGGAGACTACTATGA
- a CDS encoding nuclear transport factor 2 family protein: MKNEVMKVFNAYTEALSKGNVEAVFETMSDDIVWHMGGGGPLSGIVKGKQALGERLGEFIKRSNGTFRVITNWAASNDCFVAASVVSLAEKEGEKLNDPGIDLFRIEDGKIQEVWTFAEQQDEEDKFWE, translated from the coding sequence ATGAAAAATGAGGTCATGAAAGTATTTAATGCTTATACAGAAGCATTATCAAAGGGAAATGTTGAAGCAGTTTTTGAAACGATGTCTGATGATATTGTATGGCACATGGGAGGAGGGGGCCCACTTTCAGGAATTGTTAAAGGAAAGCAGGCGTTGGGAGAGCGTTTAGGGGAATTTATCAAAAGAAGTAATGGCACATTTAGAGTAATTACAAACTGGGCTGCAAGTAATGACTGTTTTGTGGCCGCCAGTGTCGTTTCTTTAGCTGAAAAAGAAGGTGAAAAACTAAATGATCCCGGTATTGATTTATTTAGAATAGAGGATGGCAAGATACAGGAAGTATGGACTTTTGCAGAACAACAAGACGAAGAAGATAAGTTTTGGGAATAA
- a CDS encoding GNAT family N-acetyltransferase, which produces MTIRPFHPKDRAAIDKLAIKLHAHFAQVDNTAESLPFANLRDAHGYMQRMIDDSEDMDGAMYVAEENGQVVGFIQGVIIDHQPGQDAVFDAVHAPRKDGWIGLLYVEPEQRGSGIGRALLDEIKCYFQSKNCDTLRLKVLSGNQRAITFYEKYGLTAREVEMITKLR; this is translated from the coding sequence ATGACAATCCGCCCCTTCCACCCCAAAGACCGCGCCGCAATCGACAAGCTAGCGATTAAATTACACGCGCATTTCGCGCAGGTTGATAACACGGCGGAATCGCTGCCGTTCGCTAACCTGCGAGACGCGCATGGCTACATGCAGCGGATGATCGACGATAGTGAGGATATGGACGGCGCGATGTATGTTGCCGAGGAGAACGGCCAGGTGGTCGGCTTTATTCAAGGTGTGATTATTGATCATCAGCCTGGTCAGGACGCCGTTTTCGATGCAGTGCATGCACCGCGAAAAGACGGCTGGATCGGGCTGCTCTATGTCGAGCCAGAGCAGCGCGGCAGCGGTATCGGACGAGCCTTGCTGGACGAAATAAAGTGCTATTTCCAGAGTAAAAATTGCGATACCTTGCGGCTAAAAGTGCTAAGCGGCAACCAGCGCGCTATAACGTTCTATGAAAAATATGGTCTTACGGCCCGCGAAGTAGAAATGATAACAAAACTACGGTAG